The Castor canadensis chromosome X, mCasCan1.hap1v2, whole genome shotgun sequence genome includes a region encoding these proteins:
- the Magee1 gene encoding melanoma-associated antigen E1 — translation MSLVSQNSRRRRRRSAKATAHNSSWGEMQAPNAPDLPAAMPDPDVPQGLSDPQNLQGLCASEGPGTSVPPSASEGSSASGQLTVSEGPGINVPPSGEGPSTSEPPTPGEGLSTSVPLTASDGPVINMPPPSGEGPSASVPSTASEGLSTSVQPTSDEGPSTAVLPTASDGQGTSVPSPSGEGPSTAGPPTPDEGRSTSMPPAASEAPGTCALPLCVEGQSTSMLRIPQEGSSTSRMPAAEGPSTSGMPTVCESPDALLSSSASADPDSSECSIALPSSSVAKAKTSANSARPKGAEGPLEFQVLRDRENSNSITIMGLGTAQVALTLKPQDPMEQNVAELLQFLLVKDQSKYPIRESEMRQFIVKEYRNQFPEILRRTAAHLECIFRFELRELDPEEHTYILLNKLGPVPFDGLEDSPNGPKMGLLMMILGQILLNGNQAKEAEIWEMLWRMGVQRERRLSIFGNPKRLLSVEFVWQRYLDYRPITDCTPVEYEFFWGPRSHVETTKMKILKFMAKIYNKDPMDWPEQYNEALEEDAIRAAADDWPAVPHFRRPFFEEAAAEIAMHDSDLTGYPSKYPPHSWPESRLESKSRKLVQLFLLMDSTKLPIPKKGILYYIGRECSKVFPDLLNRAARTLNHVYGTELVVLDPRNHSYTLFNRREMEDTEEIVDSPNRPGNNFLMQVLSFIFIMGNHARESAVWAFLRGLGVQNGRKHVITCRYLSQRYIDSLRVPDSDPVQYDFVWGPRARLETSKMKALRYVARIHRKDPQDWPEQYREAMEDEANRAGAGHRQFLVQNLR, via the coding sequence ATGTCGCTGGTAAGCCAGAATTCGCGCCGTCGCCGCCGCCGCAGTGCAAAAGCCACTGCGCACAACAGCAGCTGGGGTGAAATGCAGGCCCCTAACGCCCCCGATCTCCCCGCTGCCATGCCAGACCCAGACGTTCCCCAGGGTCTCAGCGATCCTCAGAATCTCCAGGGCCTCTGCGCCTCTGAGGGCCCAGGCACCTCTGTGCCGCCCTCTGCCTCTGAGGGCTCAAGCGCCTCCGGGCAGCTCACCGTCTCTGAGGGACCGGGCATCAACGTGCCCCCCTCCGGTGAGGGCCCGAGCACCTCCGAGCCGCCCACCCCTGGTGAGGGCTTGAGCACCTCTGTGCCACTCACCGCCTCTGATGGACCCGTCATCAACATGCCGCCCCCCTCCGGTGAGGGCCCGAGCGCCTCCGTGCCATCCACTGCCTCTGAGGGCCTGAGCACCTCTGTGCAGCCCACCTCTGATGAGGGCCCGAGCACCGCTGTGCTGCCCACCGCCTCTGATGGACAGGGCACCTCCGTGCCGTCCCCCTCCGGTGAGGGCCCGAGTACCGCTGGGCCGCCTACCCCTGATGAGGGTCGGAGCACCTCCATGCCGCCCGCCGCTTCTGAGGCACCCGGCACCTGCGCGCTGCCGCTCTGTGTAGAAGGCCAAAGCACCTCAATGCTGCGCATCCcgcaggagggctccagcacttCCCGGATGCCGGCTGCTGAGGGTCCGAGCACTTCCGGGATGCCCACTGTCTGTGAGAGCCCTGATGCGTTGTTGAGCTCCAGTGCTTCTGCGGATCCCGACTCCTCAGAGTGTTCCATTGCTTTGCCAAGCTCCAGTGTTGCCAAGGCCAAGACCTCTGCTAACTCTGCACGCCCCAAAGGTGCGGAAGGCCCCTTGGAATTCCAGGTCCTGAGAGACCGGGAGAATTCCAACTCCATTACCATTATGGGCCTTGGCACTGCCCAGGTTGCCCTTACCCTGAAGCCCCAGGACCCTATGGAACAGAATGTAGCTGAGTTGTTGCAGTTTCTGCTGGTGAAGGATCAAAGCAAGTACCCTATCAGGGAATCTGAAATGCGGCAATTCATTGTTAAAGAATATCGCAACCAGTTTCCTGAGATCCTAAGACGAACGGCGGCCCACCTGGAGTGCATTTttaggtttgaactgagggagCTTGACCCTGAGGAGCACACCTACATCTTGCTTAACAAACTGGGACCTGTGCCCTTTGATGGGTTAGAAGACAGCCCAAACGGGCCAAAGATGGGCCTCCTCATGATGATCCTAGGACAGATACTCCTAAATGGCAACCAAGCcaaggaggctgagatttgggaaATGCTCTGGAGGATGGGGGTGCAGCGCGAGAGGAGGCTTTCCATTTTTGGCAACCCAAAGCGACTTCTTTCTGTCGAGTTTGTATGGCAACGCTACTTGGACTACAGGCCAATAACTGACTGTACACCAGTAGAGTACGAGTTTTTCTGGGGCCCCCGATCCCACGTAGAAACCACCAAGATGAAAATTCTGAAGTTCATGGCTAAGATCTACAACAAAGACCCTATGGACTGGCCAGAGCAATACAATGAGGCTCTGGAAGAAGATGCTATTCGAGCTGCTGCTGATGATTGGCCAGCTGTCCCTCACTTTAGGAGGCCCTTTTTTGAAGAAGCTGCTGCAGAGATAGCAATGCATGATTCAGACCTTACTGGCTATCCCTCAAAATATCCCCCACATTCATGGCCTGAGTCAAGACTGGAGAGTAAGTCAAGGAAGTTGGTGCAGTTATTTCTGCTTATGGATTCAACTAAGCTGCCCATACCAAAGAAAGGAATTCTGTACTATATTGGCCGAGAGTGCAGCAAAGTGTTTCCTGACCTCCTGAATCGCGCTGCTCGCACCCTGAACCATGTGTATGGGACAGAACTAGTGGTACTTGATCCCAGGAATCACTCCTACACCTTGTTCAACCGAAGAGAAATGGAAGATACCGAAGAGATCGTAGACAGTCCAAATAGGCCTGGCAACAACTTCCTGATGCAGGTTTTAAGCTTCATCTTTATAATGGGCAACCATGCTAGAGAGTCTGCAGTCTGGGCCTTTCTGAGGGGATTAGGGGTGCAAAATGGGAGAAAGCATGTGATTACCTGTAGGTATTTGAGTCAGCGCTACATAGACAGTTTACGCGTTCCTGACAGTGATCCAGTGCAATATGATTTTGTATGGGGCCCAAGAGCCCGCTTGGAAACCTCCAAGATGAAAGCCCTGCGATATGTGGCCAGAATCCACAGAAAGGATCCACAGGATTGGCCAGAGCAGTACAGAGAGGCAATGGAAGATGAGGCCAATAGAGCTGGTGCTGGGCACCGGCAGTTCCTTGTTCAGAACTTGAGATAA